One genomic segment of Rivularia sp. PCC 7116 includes these proteins:
- a CDS encoding O-antigen ligase — MNKVYILLFSLSIVLINPIGKIRGEIWTQPKVFVILLICILNLLMLWEEKHNSKITHDWKTKRLLWEIFLGIGLLSTLQSPFPLRSLLGQEQMGDGLLYWLLIAVFTLSNSLLLRLRSELFRSQLQGLIIGGFILALSIFPQIINWRIDYTATSGQLLKVNILASTIFQNHQPIGLYSHRGHASFVLAAVTALTFVAWQQKLINQRKAVIALTLIIPALLLTQTRAGIMAFIAGFIYWVYQSGFNNRHRNKIIVCVCLVSLLFVGTASNTRKLAFSNQSSFDKTTLFIKYISSDREMLWERAIRGISMRPLLGWGMNGFGTVYPHIRHGKPVDKVIRLGDFTFDYLNKDGQITTAKLPTVKAHNFIFDIALSTGIFGLISYLTLFAFCFWQVCKSPYRGIEAVLVIYLAFAFTWFECAQFTHIAWWVLSLEKTNSKYFN; from the coding sequence ATGAATAAAGTTTACATATTACTGTTTTCTCTGAGTATTGTTCTTATTAACCCAATTGGAAAGATACGAGGAGAAATTTGGACTCAACCTAAAGTATTTGTTATCTTACTAATCTGCATACTTAACTTATTAATGCTATGGGAAGAAAAACATAATTCAAAAATCACCCATGATTGGAAAACTAAAAGATTATTATGGGAAATATTTCTCGGAATTGGATTACTTTCAACCTTACAAAGTCCCTTCCCTCTACGTTCTTTATTAGGTCAAGAACAGATGGGTGATGGTTTGCTTTACTGGCTACTAATAGCAGTTTTCACCCTTAGCAACAGTTTACTATTAAGATTAAGGTCTGAACTTTTTCGCTCTCAATTACAAGGTTTAATAATTGGCGGTTTTATTCTTGCTCTTAGTATATTTCCTCAAATAATCAATTGGCGTATTGACTATACAGCGACTTCAGGACAGTTACTTAAAGTCAATATATTAGCTAGTACTATTTTTCAGAATCATCAACCAATAGGATTATATTCTCATCGCGGTCATGCATCGTTTGTACTAGCAGCAGTTACAGCTTTAACATTTGTTGCTTGGCAACAGAAACTTATTAATCAGCGAAAAGCAGTCATAGCATTAACTTTGATTATCCCAGCACTCTTGTTAACTCAAACTCGTGCGGGAATAATGGCTTTTATAGCTGGTTTTATTTATTGGGTTTACCAATCAGGTTTTAATAACCGTCATCGTAATAAAATTATCGTATGTGTTTGCTTAGTATCTTTATTATTTGTGGGTACAGCTTCTAACACTCGTAAGCTTGCATTTAGCAATCAATCCAGCTTTGATAAAACCACTTTATTTATCAAATATATTTCATCCGATAGAGAAATGCTTTGGGAACGTGCTATACGCGGAATTTCTATGCGCCCTTTACTCGGATGGGGTATGAATGGTTTTGGTACAGTTTATCCTCACATTCGTCACGGCAAACCAGTAGATAAAGTTATTCGTTTAGGGGACTTTACTTTTGACTATTTAAATAAAGATGGACAAATAACAACAGCAAAACTACCTACAGTTAAAGCACACAATTTTATTTTTGACATTGCTTTATCTACAGGAATATTCGGTTTAATATCTTACTTAACACTTTTCGCATTTTGTTTTTGGCAAGTTTGTAAATCACCTTACCGTGGCATTGAAGCAGTATTAGTAATTTACCTTGCATTCGCCTTCACTTGGTTTGAATGCGCCCAATTTACTCATATCGCTTGGTGGGTGCTTAGTTTAGAAAAGACTAATAGTAAATATTTTAACTAA
- the dxs gene encoding 1-deoxy-D-xylulose-5-phosphate synthase — protein MHLSEITHPNQLHGLSIRQLEQIGRQIRDKHLQTVAATGGHLGPGLGVVELTLGLYQTLDLDRDKVIWDVGHQAYPHKLITGRYNHFHTLRQKDGVAGYLKRCENKFDHFGAGHASTSISAGLGMAIARDRKGENFKVAAIIGDGALTGGMALEAINHAGHLPNTNLLVVLNDNEMSISPNVGAIPRYLNKMRLSPPMQFIKDNFEEQVKQLPFVGGDSIPPELERIKEGMKRLAVPKVGAVFEELGFTYMGPIDGHNLEDLIATFKQAHKIPGPVLVHVATTKGKGYDIAEKDKVGYHAQSPFNLTTGKAIPSSKPKPPKYSKVFAHTLVKLAEQNPKIIGITAAMATGTCLDKLQAKLPDQYIDVGIAEQHAVTLAAGLATQGMRPVADIYSTFLQRGYDQIVHDVCIQNLPVFFCLDRAGIVGNDGPTHQGMYDIAYMRCIPNIVMMAPKDEAELQRMTVTGVNYTKGPIAMRFPRGNGYGVPLMEEGWEPLEIGKGEILRNGDDVLMIGYGSMVNSTLQAAEILSEHGIEATVINARFCKPLDTELMFPLAKKIGRVVTLEEGCVMGGFGSAVAEALIDADILVPIKRFGVPDILVDHATPDESKAELGLTSPQIAQRILKTFFSNQPSAVV, from the coding sequence ATGCACCTGAGTGAAATTACTCATCCAAATCAGTTGCACGGGTTATCGATTCGGCAACTAGAGCAGATTGGCCGTCAAATTCGAGACAAGCATTTACAAACGGTAGCTGCTACCGGCGGACACCTTGGACCTGGGTTGGGTGTTGTAGAGTTAACATTGGGGCTTTACCAAACCCTGGATTTAGATAGAGATAAAGTTATTTGGGATGTGGGGCACCAAGCATATCCTCATAAATTGATTACAGGACGCTATAATCATTTCCACACCTTACGACAGAAGGATGGAGTAGCGGGATATTTAAAGCGCTGCGAAAATAAATTCGACCATTTCGGTGCGGGACATGCTTCTACTAGCATTTCGGCGGGGCTAGGAATGGCGATCGCCCGAGATCGAAAGGGTGAAAATTTTAAAGTTGCTGCTATTATCGGCGATGGCGCATTAACTGGTGGTATGGCTTTGGAAGCTATCAACCATGCCGGACATTTGCCCAATACTAATTTATTAGTTGTCCTCAATGACAACGAAATGTCAATATCTCCTAACGTTGGTGCCATCCCCCGCTATCTAAATAAAATGCGGTTGTCTCCACCGATGCAGTTCATCAAAGATAATTTTGAGGAACAAGTTAAGCAGCTTCCTTTTGTTGGCGGGGATTCTATACCACCCGAACTCGAACGCATCAAAGAAGGAATGAAGCGGTTAGCAGTTCCCAAAGTAGGTGCGGTGTTTGAAGAGCTCGGTTTTACCTATATGGGACCTATTGACGGTCATAATTTAGAAGATTTGATTGCTACTTTTAAGCAAGCACATAAAATTCCGGGACCTGTTTTAGTTCATGTAGCAACTACTAAAGGTAAAGGGTATGATATCGCTGAAAAAGATAAAGTCGGCTATCACGCTCAAAGTCCGTTTAATTTAACAACTGGTAAGGCGATCCCTTCGAGTAAACCAAAGCCGCCGAAGTACTCGAAAGTTTTTGCTCATACTTTAGTCAAACTTGCCGAGCAGAACCCGAAAATAATTGGTATTACTGCTGCAATGGCTACGGGTACTTGTTTGGATAAACTGCAAGCAAAACTACCCGATCAATATATAGATGTAGGAATTGCCGAGCAACATGCTGTAACCTTGGCTGCTGGATTAGCAACTCAAGGGATGCGTCCGGTTGCTGATATTTATTCTACATTTTTGCAACGCGGTTACGACCAAATCGTTCACGATGTTTGCATCCAAAATTTACCCGTTTTCTTCTGTTTAGATAGAGCCGGAATCGTTGGTAATGATGGCCCCACTCACCAGGGAATGTACGATATTGCTTATATGCGCTGCATTCCTAACATTGTGATGATGGCACCCAAAGATGAAGCCGAATTACAGCGAATGACAGTAACCGGAGTTAACTATACTAAAGGTCCCATTGCCATGCGTTTCCCTCGCGGTAACGGTTATGGTGTGCCTTTAATGGAAGAAGGTTGGGAACCTTTAGAAATTGGCAAAGGTGAAATTCTTCGTAACGGTGATGACGTGTTAATGATAGGCTACGGCTCTATGGTTAATTCTACGTTGCAAGCAGCGGAAATTCTCAGCGAACACGGTATTGAAGCCACTGTCATTAACGCTCGTTTCTGCAAACCTTTGGATACGGAACTAATGTTCCCCTTAGCAAAGAAAATAGGACGAGTAGTAACCTTAGAAGAAGGTTGTGTAATGGGTGGTTTTGGTTCGGCGGTTGCAGAAGCTCTAATCGATGCCGATATTTTGGTACCGATTAAGCGTTTCGGCGTACCGGATATTTTAGTGGATCACGCTACACCTGATGAAAGCAAAGCCGAATTAGGTTTAACAAGTCCTCAAATTGCTCAAAGAATTTTAAAGACTTTCTTCAGCAATCAACCATCTGCTGTAGTTTAA
- the mtnA gene encoding S-methyl-5-thioribose-1-phosphate isomerase, which yields MSQNNPVYPVIWHNDFVYLIDQTRLPAEYSYVEIHRSEDMAQAIKTMIVRGAPAIGVAAAYGMYLGAREIETSDRHEFLTRLEQVAQMLRETRPTAVNLFWAISRILRTAYESIGTVEEIRKTLLETAQTINAEDLQTCHRIGDNGLKALPETPEKLTLLTHCNAGALATAGYGTALGIVRSAFREGRLETLFAGETRPRLQGAKLTAWECVQEGIPITLITDSMAAHCMKQNLIHAVVVGADRIAANGDAANKIGTYSLALVAKAHNVPFFVAAPLSTVDFSLADGSQIPIEERNPAEIYQVGETILTPEGVDFYNPAFDVTPAELIAAIITEEGVFAPGDLKKYQNKQMA from the coding sequence ATGTCGCAAAACAATCCCGTATACCCTGTAATTTGGCATAACGATTTCGTTTATTTAATTGACCAAACTCGTTTACCCGCAGAGTATTCTTATGTAGAAATTCACCGCAGTGAAGATATGGCACAGGCAATTAAAACAATGATTGTTCGCGGTGCCCCGGCAATTGGAGTTGCTGCTGCATACGGCATGTATTTAGGAGCGCGGGAAATTGAAACGAGCGATCGCCATGAGTTCTTAACACGTTTGGAACAAGTGGCTCAAATGTTGCGCGAGACTCGCCCTACAGCAGTAAATTTGTTTTGGGCAATTTCACGAATTCTTAGAACAGCTTATGAATCAATAGGCACTGTCGAAGAAATCAGAAAGACTCTTTTAGAAACTGCTCAAACGATTAACGCTGAAGATTTACAAACTTGTCATAGAATTGGTGACAATGGCTTAAAAGCATTACCAGAAACACCAGAAAAATTAACTTTACTCACTCACTGTAATGCGGGTGCTTTAGCAACTGCGGGCTATGGTACCGCTTTGGGTATAGTGCGTTCGGCTTTCCGAGAAGGACGTTTAGAAACACTTTTTGCTGGGGAAACTCGCCCTAGATTGCAAGGTGCGAAATTAACAGCTTGGGAATGCGTGCAAGAAGGAATTCCCATAACTTTAATTACTGACAGTATGGCTGCACACTGCATGAAACAGAATTTAATTCATGCCGTAGTTGTGGGTGCTGACAGAATTGCTGCTAATGGTGATGCTGCAAATAAAATTGGTACTTACAGTTTGGCGTTGGTAGCTAAAGCTCATAACGTACCTTTCTTTGTTGCAGCACCTTTATCTACAGTTGATTTCTCCTTAGCTGATGGCAGTCAAATTCCGATTGAGGAACGCAATCCAGCCGAGATTTATCAAGTAGGTGAAACTATTCTGACTCCAGAAGGGGTTGATTTTTATAATCCTGCTTTTGATGTTACCCCAGCAGAATTAATTGCAGCCATTATTACCGAAGAAGGTGTGTTTGCACCTGGTGATTTAAAGAAATATCAAAATAAGCAAATGGCTTAG
- a CDS encoding type II toxin-antitoxin system death-on-curing family toxin — protein sequence MQIPKFISVSEAIEIHLDQIASFGGTSVIRDEGLLESALAQPQATFSGEYLHATIYEKAAAYLYHIAKSHPFVDGNKRTAFAVMDTFLRINGYILNTDNEETYILVLKVADGSFAKKEIAQYLEQNVIKYI from the coding sequence TTGCAGATTCCTAAATTTATTTCAGTATCCGAAGCAATAGAAATTCATTTAGATCAAATTGCAAGCTTTGGCGGTACTTCTGTTATTAGAGATGAAGGTTTATTAGAGTCGGCTTTAGCTCAACCGCAAGCAACATTTTCCGGAGAGTATTTACACGCAACAATTTACGAAAAAGCTGCTGCTTATCTATACCATATTGCCAAGAGTCATCCTTTTGTTGACGGTAATAAACGGACTGCTTTTGCGGTGATGGATACTTTTTTGAGGATAAATGGCTATATCTTAAATACGGATAATGAAGAAACTTATATTTTAGTATTAAAAGTCGCTGACGGAAGTTTTGCTAAAAAAGAAATTGCTCAATATCTTGAGCAAAATGTAATTAAATATATATGA
- a CDS encoding TM2 domain-containing protein translates to MKSKGLAYILWLLSVFSIFGAQRFYCKRYISGFIYLFTFGCFGIGQIIDLFTIPNMVDEENLKYQALYGYQNLNNNGNPQVTINVDGRKSHASKTTNNRKVSDTIQILQTAKNNGGMINLSDCVLATGKETAQVKQTLDQMCKDGLIEITNLPDSGAIVYKLL, encoded by the coding sequence ATGAAAAGTAAAGGTTTAGCCTATATTTTATGGCTTTTATCTGTTTTTAGTATATTCGGCGCTCAACGTTTTTATTGTAAAAGATATATAAGCGGTTTTATCTATCTATTCACTTTTGGTTGTTTTGGAATAGGACAAATTATCGATTTGTTTACCATCCCAAATATGGTGGATGAAGAAAACTTAAAATACCAGGCACTATACGGTTATCAAAATCTAAATAATAACGGCAATCCCCAAGTTACCATAAATGTTGACGGTAGGAAAAGTCATGCATCCAAAACTACTAATAACAGAAAAGTCTCGGATACGATACAAATTTTGCAAACAGCTAAGAATAATGGAGGAATGATAAACCTTTCAGATTGCGTTCTTGCAACTGGTAAAGAAACTGCACAGGTAAAGCAGACTCTCGATCAAATGTGTAAAGATGGTTTGATAGAAATTACTAATCTTCCTGATTCAGGAGCTATAGTTTATAAATTGCTTTAA
- the glp gene encoding gephyrin-like molybdotransferase Glp, with product MLSVNEAENIIFNLVKPLNNQTDIETVNLLTATGRVLASPVTSQIDFPHWDNSAMDGYAVVYQDVREANEEKPAVLKLVEDIPAGYQPQSNIQSGQAARIFTGAVMPKGADTVVMQENTRREDDKVFILKAPESQEFVRHRAAYYQAGTELLSAGIQLNAPEIAVLAAAQCTKLNVFRRPSVAILSTGDELITPEQTLQPGQIVDSNQYALAALVKQCGGEPLILGIIKDDREAIKKAIEEAIAKADIVLSSGGVSVGDYDYVEKILESLGGEIKVRAVAMKPGKPLTVATFNIPNAPIYFGLPGNPVSALVSYWRFVQPVIKKCSSIVEGWQPKFIKAQTRNNLNSNGKRETYIWGKLNLVDGVYQFSAAAGSKSSGNLINLAQTNAFAVLEVGKKSVSTGEEVKVLQV from the coding sequence ATGTTATCAGTAAACGAAGCAGAAAATATTATCTTTAACTTAGTTAAACCCTTAAATAATCAAACAGATATAGAAACCGTCAATTTGTTAACAGCTACCGGAAGAGTTTTAGCTTCACCAGTTACTAGTCAAATCGATTTTCCTCACTGGGATAACTCAGCAATGGATGGTTATGCTGTAGTTTATCAAGATGTTCGAGAAGCTAATGAGGAAAAGCCAGCGGTTTTAAAACTTGTTGAGGATATCCCCGCAGGCTATCAACCTCAATCTAACATTCAATCGGGACAGGCTGCGCGGATTTTTACCGGTGCAGTAATGCCAAAAGGTGCCGATACGGTAGTCATGCAAGAAAATACCCGTCGCGAAGATGACAAGGTTTTCATTCTCAAAGCACCAGAATCTCAAGAATTTGTCAGACATCGTGCTGCTTATTACCAAGCGGGAACGGAATTATTGTCCGCAGGAATTCAGCTTAATGCTCCGGAAATAGCAGTTTTAGCTGCCGCTCAATGTACAAAGTTAAACGTTTTTCGTCGTCCCAGTGTAGCTATTTTATCTACTGGTGATGAACTAATAACGCCCGAACAAACTTTACAACCCGGACAAATTGTAGATTCAAATCAGTATGCTTTAGCTGCTTTAGTGAAACAATGCGGCGGTGAACCTTTGATTTTGGGAATTATCAAAGATGATAGAGAAGCAATCAAAAAGGCAATTGAAGAAGCGATCGCCAAAGCTGATATAGTACTTTCTTCCGGTGGTGTGTCGGTAGGAGATTACGATTATGTTGAAAAAATTCTCGAATCTCTCGGTGGAGAAATTAAAGTACGAGCCGTAGCAATGAAACCCGGTAAACCTCTTACCGTAGCAACTTTCAATATTCCTAATGCCCCGATATATTTCGGTTTACCAGGGAATCCAGTTTCAGCTTTGGTTAGTTATTGGCGTTTTGTGCAGCCAGTGATTAAAAAATGTTCCAGCATTGTGGAAGGTTGGCAACCTAAATTTATCAAAGCTCAAACTCGCAATAATTTAAATTCCAACGGTAAACGGGAAACTTATATTTGGGGAAAGTTAAATTTAGTTGATGGGGTTTATCAATTTAGTGCTGCTGCTGGTAGTAAAAGTTCTGGAAATTTGATTAATTTAGCTCAAACTAATGCTTTTGCTGTTTTGGAAGTTGGGAAGAAGTCGGTTAGCACTGGGGAAGAGGTAAAGGTTTTGCAAGTTTGA
- a CDS encoding DUF4278 domain-containing protein — protein MKLIYRGIKYEHAPATVEVTTAGVCGKYRGAEWKCHYSQYTPVTDNAVELKYRGVSYYSGNPEKVEELKKRKKLNFIFGNSNKISFRNRVNANQLNQTHQQNLLRNVQRRLEVAKRRGDENLIRILQDEVNQLSN, from the coding sequence ATGAAACTTATTTATCGCGGAATTAAGTACGAACACGCTCCTGCAACAGTTGAAGTAACTACCGCAGGAGTTTGTGGAAAATATCGGGGTGCAGAGTGGAAATGTCATTATTCTCAATACACTCCCGTAACTGATAATGCAGTAGAACTAAAGTATCGCGGTGTTAGTTATTATTCTGGGAATCCAGAAAAGGTAGAAGAATTAAAGAAGCGTAAAAAGTTAAATTTTATTTTTGGTAATAGCAATAAAATATCTTTTAGGAATCGAGTTAACGCAAATCAGTTAAATCAAACTCATCAACAAAATTTACTTCGTAATGTGCAGCGTCGTTTAGAAGTTGCCAAACGAAGAGGAGATGAAAACTTGATTCGTATACTACAAGACGAAGTAAATCAGCTATCTAATTAA
- a CDS encoding HAD family hydrolase, whose product MKQPKVIFLDAVGTLFGIKGSVGDVYSQIAQEFDVEISPATLNQTFFQSFKASPPPVFPKAQSQDIPQREFAWWHRITQTTFEQAGVLHKFDDFSAFFSEVYIHFGTGDPWFVYPDVLKALNNWQNKGIELGILSNFDSRIYSVLQALELRDYFGSITIATQSGAAKPNQKIFAIALEKHNCLPEAAWHIGDSLKEDYEGAKAAGLRGIWLNRNQ is encoded by the coding sequence ATGAAACAGCCGAAAGTCATTTTTTTAGATGCCGTTGGAACACTCTTCGGTATTAAAGGTAGTGTTGGTGATGTTTACAGTCAAATTGCACAAGAATTTGACGTGGAAATATCACCGGCTACTTTGAATCAAACCTTTTTTCAGAGTTTTAAAGCTTCACCACCCCCAGTTTTTCCTAAAGCACAATCACAAGATATTCCACAACGCGAGTTTGCATGGTGGCATCGCATAACTCAAACCACTTTTGAGCAAGCCGGTGTTTTGCATAAATTTGATGACTTTTCGGCTTTCTTTAGCGAAGTCTATATCCACTTTGGCACGGGAGATCCTTGGTTTGTTTATCCCGATGTCCTCAAAGCTTTAAATAATTGGCAAAATAAAGGAATCGAATTAGGAATATTATCCAATTTCGATTCCCGAATTTATTCAGTTTTACAAGCTTTAGAATTAAGGGATTACTTTGGCTCGATAACTATCGCAACTCAATCTGGTGCAGCCAAACCCAACCAAAAAATATTTGCGATCGCCCTGGAAAAACACAATTGCTTACCAGAAGCTGCATGGCACATTGGCGATAGTCTTAAGGAAGATTACGAAGGAGCCAAAGCTGCTGGGCTTCGAGGTATTTGGTTAAATCGGAATCAGTGA
- a CDS encoding NAD(P)/FAD-dependent oxidoreductase, producing MTEQKSRICILGGGFGGLYTALRLVKLNWEESQKPEIVLVDQNDRFLFSPLLYELLTGEMQSWEIAPTYQELLQNTGIRFYQATVSGIDTEEKRVELLNGPEIPYDRLVLAMGGETPLDMVPGATSYAHAFRSLDDAYALEEQLRILEESDKDKIRIAIVGGGYSGVELACKLSDRLGERGRFRLVEMADGILRNSPEFNREAAKKALDERGVWVDLETKVESIAADSISLEYKGVVDTIPVDLVIWTVGTRVTPLVEQLPIKHNKQGQVTTTSTLQVVDNPDIFALGDLAESFDAEGKQIPTTAQAAFQQADYVGWNIWASLTNRPLLPFRYQHLGEFMSLGVDNATLTGLGLKMEGTFGFVARRLAYLYRLPTLEHKLKVGFNWLTRPIIEALS from the coding sequence ATGACCGAACAAAAATCTCGAATCTGCATTCTTGGTGGTGGCTTTGGTGGACTTTACACTGCTTTACGTTTAGTTAAACTTAATTGGGAAGAGTCCCAGAAACCGGAAATTGTTCTGGTTGACCAAAATGACCGCTTTTTGTTTTCCCCTCTTCTTTACGAACTGCTGACTGGGGAAATGCAAAGTTGGGAAATAGCCCCAACCTATCAAGAACTTCTGCAAAATACTGGTATACGCTTTTATCAAGCAACGGTGTCTGGAATTGATACCGAAGAAAAACGAGTAGAGTTACTAAATGGCCCAGAAATTCCCTACGACCGTTTAGTATTAGCTATGGGTGGAGAAACGCCCTTGGATATGGTACCTGGTGCGACATCTTATGCTCATGCATTCCGCAGCCTTGATGATGCTTACGCTTTGGAAGAACAATTGCGGATTCTTGAAGAATCCGATAAAGATAAAATTAGAATTGCAATTGTTGGTGGTGGCTATAGCGGTGTTGAATTAGCCTGCAAATTATCTGACAGACTCGGGGAAAGAGGACGTTTTCGATTAGTGGAAATGGCTGATGGAATTCTCCGCAATTCTCCGGAGTTCAATCGTGAAGCTGCGAAAAAAGCTTTGGATGAACGCGGTGTTTGGGTTGATTTGGAAACAAAGGTGGAATCTATTGCTGCCGATAGTATTTCTCTGGAATACAAAGGTGTTGTCGATACAATTCCCGTAGATTTGGTAATTTGGACTGTAGGTACCCGAGTTACTCCTTTAGTTGAGCAACTTCCCATTAAACACAACAAACAAGGGCAAGTTACTACTACATCGACTTTACAGGTAGTAGATAATCCCGATATCTTCGCTTTAGGAGACTTAGCAGAAAGTTTTGATGCAGAAGGAAAGCAAATACCGACAACTGCACAAGCTGCTTTTCAACAAGCCGATTATGTCGGTTGGAATATTTGGGCTAGTCTTACGAATCGTCCTTTACTTCCCTTCCGCTATCAACATCTAGGTGAATTTATGTCATTGGGAGTTGATAATGCCACACTTACGGGCTTGGGCTTAAAAATGGAAGGAACATTCGGATTTGTTGCTCGTCGTCTTGCTTATCTTTACCGTCTACCAACTTTAGAACATAAATTAAAAGTTGGTTTTAATTGGTTAACTCGTCCTATTATAGAGGCACTTTCTTGA
- a CDS encoding AAA-like domain-containing protein, producing MNYQDFQIIVDKNNHIRASSEQGEVSGELRWEKNQINLTLQLIDSGQTNSDLLKALGSQLYQALFPDKINARFQATIAAAQVNQESVRLRLIFESPELASLPWEFLYEEDTNIFLANNTETVLSRYIDVPLQQRDIKAADLPLKVLLVISTPTDLAALDVAEEEKLIREALAEHIDAGNIELDVLQEATRQEIQQKLREKPYNIFHFIGHGVFDNNQGYIVLVDKDGKAKYMDDENFANFFLGNKNLGLVILNSCQGAVVASNQAMRGTAPNLVRRGIPAVVAMQYSIFDNTAKLFADEFYRTLALGYPVDAAIQSTRNAISMEVGLDKRDFATPVLYMRAKDGIILDVKKKTDEPIIPIVNNNFIQSLEYPDGSVPLDSPFYLERNGIESLCSQTLEQPASLIRIKAPKLMGKTSLLRRIISTGIKQNYQGVYLDFGGVNKEVITNLDKFLRWLCCTVSLELELDDRVENNWNTSLLGSNDNCTAYFKKHILKPINSPLILVLDEVDRLFPYSEVLEDFFGMLRSWHEKGKTEEIWKQLRLVLAHSTEVYIPLDYHQSPFNAGLPVELEEFNQQQVEELATKHGIDSQDSMLPELRRMVGGHPYLLRLAMYDVAIAKTTLQDLLQSATTEAGIYRNHLSYLLDILRTAPDLVQALQRVVNSTAGVELDSIEIYKLHSLGLVIRQNNHVLPRCQLYRDYFRRVS from the coding sequence ATGAATTACCAAGATTTTCAAATAATAGTTGATAAAAATAACCATATTCGAGCTTCCTCGGAACAAGGTGAAGTTTCGGGTGAATTACGCTGGGAAAAAAATCAAATTAATCTGACTTTACAATTAATTGACTCGGGACAAACAAATAGTGATTTGCTTAAAGCATTAGGAAGTCAACTTTACCAAGCACTTTTTCCCGATAAAATTAATGCTCGATTTCAAGCTACCATAGCAGCCGCACAAGTTAATCAAGAAAGCGTCCGCTTGCGTTTAATCTTTGAATCCCCTGAATTAGCATCTCTTCCTTGGGAATTTCTCTATGAAGAAGATACAAACATCTTTCTAGCAAACAACACTGAAACCGTTCTTTCTCGCTATATTGATGTTCCTCTACAACAACGCGATATCAAAGCGGCTGATTTACCCCTAAAAGTCTTATTAGTTATCTCGACTCCTACTGATTTAGCTGCATTAGATGTGGCTGAAGAGGAGAAACTTATTCGTGAAGCATTAGCAGAGCATATAGATGCTGGAAATATTGAGTTAGATGTATTGCAAGAAGCTACCAGACAAGAGATTCAGCAAAAGTTAAGGGAAAAGCCTTACAATATTTTCCATTTTATCGGTCACGGTGTCTTTGATAATAATCAAGGCTATATCGTGCTTGTAGATAAAGATGGTAAAGCCAAATATATGGATGATGAAAATTTTGCCAATTTCTTTTTAGGTAACAAAAATTTAGGTTTAGTTATTCTCAATTCCTGTCAAGGTGCAGTAGTCGCTTCAAATCAAGCGATGAGAGGTACAGCACCAAATCTTGTTCGTCGTGGAATACCCGCAGTAGTAGCGATGCAATATTCCATTTTCGATAATACAGCTAAACTTTTCGCAGACGAGTTTTATCGCACTCTAGCGCTAGGTTATCCCGTAGATGCAGCTATTCAATCAACACGGAATGCGATCTCTATGGAAGTCGGACTTGATAAGCGGGATTTTGCCACACCAGTGCTTTATATGCGAGCCAAAGATGGAATCATCTTGGATGTTAAAAAAAAAACTGACGAACCTATAATTCCTATAGTTAATAATAATTTTATACAGTCACTGGAATATCCTGATGGTTCTGTACCCCTTGACTCCCCTTTTTATTTAGAAAGGAATGGAATTGAGTCTCTTTGTTCTCAAACCCTAGAGCAACCCGCTTCCTTAATTCGGATTAAAGCACCAAAATTAATGGGCAAAACTTCTTTATTAAGACGAATTATTTCTACCGGAATCAAGCAGAATTATCAAGGAGTGTATTTAGATTTTGGTGGAGTAAATAAAGAAGTAATTACGAATCTAGATAAATTTCTTCGCTGGTTATGTTGCACGGTTTCTTTAGAGCTTGAACTTGACGATAGAGTTGAGAATAACTGGAATACTTCACTTTTAGGCAGCAACGATAACTGCACGGCTTATTTTAAAAAGCACATATTAAAACCAATAAATTCTCCTTTAATACTAGTCTTAGATGAAGTAGATAGATTATTTCCCTATAGTGAAGTTTTAGAAGATTTCTTCGGAATGTTGCGCTCTTGGCATGAAAAAGGCAAAACTGAGGAAATCTGGAAACAATTGCGGTTAGTGTTAGCTCATTCTACAGAAGTTTATATCCCCTTAGATTACCATCAATCACCTTTTAATGCTGGTTTACCTGTTGAATTAGAAGAATTTAATCAGCAGCAGGTAGAAGAATTAGCGACAAAACATGGCATTGATTCCCAGGATAGTATGCTCCCGGAATTAAGGAGAATGGTAGGAGGGCATCCCTATTTGTTGCGTTTAGCAATGTATGATGTAGCGATCGCCAAGACAACCTTGCAAGATTTGTTACAGTCGGCTACAACAGAAGCTGGTATTTATCGCAATCACCTAAGTTATTTATTAGATATATTACGTACAGCACCGGATTTAGTACAAGCTTTGCAACGAGTAGTTAACTCAACTGCGGGAGTAGAGTTAGATTCTATAGAAATTTATAAATTACACAGTTTAGGGCTGGTGATTCGTCAAAATAATCACGTCTTACCCCGCTGTCAATTATATCGCGACTATTTTCGTCGTGTATCTTAA